From Streptomyces griseorubiginosus, one genomic window encodes:
- a CDS encoding alpha/beta hydrolase: MNSPATQAPTAVLVHGYLDDGPIWNSVRAALDEQSIPSIAFELAGMGGRASDQGPFTLARWADDLESLVRATEGPVVLVGHSMGSQIAELVATRLAGQVRSLVLVNPIPLAGTHLPPEQLAAFQAPDLSLDAQRAFRASLATAFPAEENDRLAQVALHVDPSTIADTATAWNDGHPDGQQPSKFPGSVTVLRGENDPFVTDEIVSAYVTPRFPGAATHLISGAGHWAHAENPAAVAAVITAVVEESASYVTDGRPAKAWTAAFEQRTQESFAAALSPNVRMEASALAKPVERKEHVEALMTAVSSVYERLEFVRKAQDGPRTYLEWEAAAFGGFPMKGITILTRDDEGLITEIAIHHRPIGAVVQINAKIGGPLVEAGLVPAEYFDFTEGK; this comes from the coding sequence ATGAACAGCCCAGCGACGCAGGCGCCGACCGCGGTGCTCGTCCACGGATATCTGGACGACGGCCCCATCTGGAACAGCGTCCGAGCCGCCCTCGACGAGCAGTCGATCCCGTCGATCGCGTTCGAGCTCGCCGGCATGGGTGGGCGCGCCTCGGACCAGGGGCCGTTCACGCTCGCCCGCTGGGCCGACGACCTGGAGAGCCTCGTACGCGCGACGGAGGGTCCCGTCGTGCTCGTCGGCCACAGCATGGGAAGCCAGATCGCCGAGCTCGTCGCCACCCGCCTGGCCGGGCAGGTGCGCTCCCTCGTGCTGGTCAACCCGATTCCGCTGGCGGGCACCCACCTGCCTCCGGAGCAGCTCGCCGCCTTCCAGGCACCGGATCTCTCACTCGACGCGCAGCGCGCCTTCCGCGCCTCGCTCGCCACCGCCTTCCCGGCCGAGGAGAACGACCGGCTCGCCCAAGTGGCCCTGCACGTCGACCCGTCGACGATCGCCGACACGGCGACGGCCTGGAACGACGGCCACCCGGACGGACAGCAGCCCAGCAAGTTCCCCGGGAGCGTCACCGTCCTGCGGGGCGAGAACGACCCCTTCGTCACGGACGAGATCGTCTCCGCGTACGTCACGCCCCGCTTCCCCGGCGCCGCCACGCATCTGATTTCCGGCGCAGGTCACTGGGCGCACGCCGAGAACCCGGCCGCGGTCGCCGCCGTCATCACCGCGGTCGTCGAGGAGAGCGCGTCGTACGTCACCGACGGCCGCCCGGCCAAGGCCTGGACGGCCGCGTTCGAGCAGCGCACCCAGGAGTCCTTCGCGGCGGCGCTCTCGCCGAACGTGCGGATGGAGGCGAGCGCGCTCGCCAAGCCGGTCGAGCGCAAGGAGCACGTCGAGGCTCTCATGACCGCGGTGAGCTCCGTGTACGAACGGCTCGAGTTCGTCCGAAAGGCGCAGGACGGTCCGCGGACGTATCTGGAGTGGGAGGCCGCCGCGTTCGGTGGCTTCCCGATGAAGGGGATCACGATCCTCACGCGTGATGACGAGGGGCTCATCACGGAGATCGCCATCCACCACCGGCCCATCGGCGCCGTGGTGCAGATCAACGCGAAGATCGGTGGCCCCCTCGTCGAGGCCGGCCTCGTCCCCGCCGAGTACTTCGACTTCACGGAAGGCAAGTGA
- a CDS encoding CGNR zinc finger domain-containing protein, with product MSELASERYTDRIAAGPLVLVQEVLNTRPAGKPALEDLLSTPEAATSWLAGALAEWSRRTEVEAPTIEVDEAGLARLQQLRASLQMTVSGAVRDTPVRSAPKGVSGALEVRIDADGVFSVAPRGKDVGWVVAAVLNEITNAQLTGTWRRLKMCRNQVCSVAFYDGTNPNNGVWHDVRICGNAVNLRASRARRAATRA from the coding sequence ATGTCTGAACTCGCGAGCGAACGCTACACCGACCGCATCGCCGCCGGGCCGCTCGTCCTCGTGCAGGAGGTCTTGAACACCCGCCCCGCCGGCAAGCCCGCGCTCGAGGACCTGCTCTCGACACCGGAGGCCGCGACGTCGTGGCTCGCCGGCGCGCTGGCCGAATGGAGTCGGCGCACCGAGGTGGAGGCGCCGACGATCGAGGTCGACGAGGCGGGGCTGGCCCGGCTCCAACAGCTGCGCGCGTCGCTGCAGATGACGGTGTCGGGCGCGGTGCGCGACACTCCGGTGCGGTCCGCGCCGAAGGGGGTGAGCGGCGCGCTGGAGGTGCGGATCGACGCCGACGGCGTCTTCTCGGTGGCGCCGCGCGGCAAGGACGTCGGGTGGGTCGTCGCGGCCGTGCTCAACGAGATCACGAACGCGCAGCTGACGGGTACCTGGCGTCGCCTGAAGATGTGCCGCAACCAGGTCTGCTCGGTCGCGTTCTACGACGGCACGAACCCCAACAACGGCGTCTGGCACGACGTACGCATCTGCGGCAACGCCGTGAACCTGCGGGCCTCGCGGGCCCGTCGGGCGGCCACGCGCGCCTAG
- a CDS encoding alpha/beta hydrolase, whose amino-acid sequence MTERIDVEFTADGGVTLRGWLYLPDAEGPRPAITMAHGFGANREMGLDPYARKFADAGFVVLIHDHRTFGASDGEPRNDVDPWRQIADWRRAISFLEARPEVDAERIGVWGSSFAGGHAIVLGATDVRIKAVVSQVPTISGFEQWQRKVPPERVAAFELAQADAERALAAGGDLPYQTSIGDDPTDPALYNSPDAVRFYRDLVPPGREHNTVTTRSSRAARLYEPGVWINRISPKPLMMIVETGETVIPTDIQLTAFERALAPKELVLLPGGHFDAYKVHFEESSDAALSWFRTHLDPATVPTGS is encoded by the coding sequence ATGACGGAACGCATCGACGTGGAGTTCACGGCGGACGGGGGCGTGACCCTGCGCGGCTGGCTCTACCTGCCGGACGCCGAGGGCCCGCGCCCCGCGATCACGATGGCGCACGGATTCGGCGCCAACCGGGAGATGGGCCTCGACCCGTACGCACGCAAGTTCGCCGACGCCGGCTTCGTGGTCCTCATCCACGATCACCGCACGTTCGGCGCGAGCGACGGCGAGCCCCGCAATGACGTCGACCCGTGGCGTCAGATCGCGGACTGGCGCCGCGCGATCAGCTTCCTGGAGGCCCGGCCGGAGGTCGACGCGGAGCGCATCGGCGTATGGGGTTCGAGCTTCGCGGGCGGCCACGCGATCGTGCTCGGCGCGACCGACGTACGGATCAAGGCCGTGGTGTCGCAGGTGCCCACCATCAGCGGCTTCGAGCAGTGGCAGCGCAAGGTCCCGCCGGAGCGCGTCGCCGCTTTCGAGCTCGCCCAGGCCGACGCCGAACGCGCCCTGGCCGCCGGCGGTGACCTGCCGTACCAGACCTCCATCGGCGACGATCCCACCGACCCGGCCCTGTACAACAGCCCGGACGCGGTGCGCTTCTACCGTGACCTGGTTCCGCCGGGCCGCGAGCACAACACGGTGACGACGCGTTCCAGCCGGGCCGCTCGGCTGTACGAGCCGGGCGTATGGATCAACCGGATCTCGCCCAAGCCGCTCATGATGATCGTGGAGACCGGCGAGACGGTGATCCCGACCGACATCCAACTGACCGCTTTCGAGCGGGCGTTGGCGCCGAAGGAACTGGTACTGCTGCCCGGCGGGCACTTCGACGCCTACAAGGTGCACTTCGAGGAGTCCAGCGACGCCGCACTGTCGTGGTTCCGGACCCACCTCGACCCGGCCACGGTCCCTACGGGCT
- a CDS encoding helix-turn-helix transcriptional regulator gives MTIFPPDPDFEALRLELARLRAAQGWSYDELAARSGLARRTLIEIEQGRTLGTLKTWHALAHALNTPLDELFGTLCEGHEPPGSTDADL, from the coding sequence GTGACGATCTTCCCGCCCGACCCCGATTTCGAGGCGCTGCGTCTGGAGCTTGCGCGGCTGCGGGCGGCGCAGGGCTGGAGCTATGACGAACTCGCTGCTCGAAGCGGCCTGGCCAGAAGGACCCTCATTGAGATTGAGCAGGGACGAACCCTGGGCACGCTCAAGACCTGGCATGCACTCGCCCATGCGCTGAACACGCCGCTGGACGAACTCTTCGGAACGCTGTGTGAGGGGCACGAGCCTCCGGGGTCGACCGACGCTGACCTCTGA
- a CDS encoding DUF6083 domain-containing protein: protein MCVSRDGAVRATFRPRRHRCGVLTGTFTRMRCSSTPWHRDGSPAVSHFRRSLRVEHDSPSRLLRCAQRDRCRECGNPVEWYERSFARPVCLHPREVSAVKVPSAHRWHVSSGVAHPAGDGSAWCRLAHAHVCPAREALPETSELDGLRRVLALNTRRLINSGAFTPGAPPSRPTAQPAACRPARPVVQLLYVRYLAAHPVDEIQCVAQTRRRDRCTQRLLPPGETPVGVWTLVPATAGRGQLALPCEVMALYDLSALPYAEQLRWRMQRCSAHAAIPSAADLALADWEPFDPMLHHAHIHNRLPDHVRHPRRTHHKHGTGMP, encoded by the coding sequence ATGTGTGTTTCACGAGATGGGGCTGTTCGAGCTACCTTCCGGCCTCGACGCCACCGATGCGGCGTGTTGACTGGCACCTTCACGCGCATGCGTTGTTCATCCACACCGTGGCACCGGGACGGCAGTCCCGCTGTCTCTCACTTCCGACGCTCACTGCGTGTCGAGCACGACAGTCCCAGTCGGCTCCTGCGCTGCGCTCAGCGAGATCGCTGCCGAGAGTGCGGCAACCCGGTCGAGTGGTACGAGCGCAGCTTTGCGCGGCCCGTTTGCCTGCATCCTCGGGAGGTGTCCGCGGTGAAGGTGCCCTCAGCCCACCGCTGGCACGTCAGCTCCGGTGTCGCGCATCCGGCTGGCGACGGCAGTGCGTGGTGTCGCCTGGCGCATGCCCATGTCTGTCCCGCTCGTGAAGCTCTGCCCGAAACATCCGAGTTGGATGGGCTACGGCGCGTGCTGGCTCTGAACACGCGCCGTTTGATCAACAGCGGTGCGTTCACCCCCGGCGCCCCTCCGAGTCGACCAACGGCGCAACCGGCCGCCTGTCGACCCGCCAGGCCCGTCGTGCAGCTCCTGTACGTCCGCTACCTTGCTGCGCACCCAGTGGACGAAATCCAGTGCGTGGCACAGACACGGCGCCGCGACCGTTGTACGCAGAGGCTCCTCCCCCCGGGGGAAACCCCGGTGGGCGTCTGGACGCTGGTACCAGCGACGGCCGGAAGGGGGCAACTTGCTTTGCCCTGCGAGGTCATGGCCCTATATGACCTCTCGGCCCTGCCCTACGCCGAGCAACTGCGCTGGCGCATGCAGCGCTGTTCCGCTCACGCCGCAATTCCGTCCGCAGCGGACCTCGCGTTGGCTGACTGGGAACCCTTCGACCCCATGCTCCATCACGCGCACATCCACAACCGCCTGCCCGATC
- a CDS encoding MBL fold metallo-hydrolase: protein MTSNALTYAVHIADGMPTTNADVPPDQSERAWSPTSSILISNGGEALLVDPLFTTAQSEGLLRWLGERDAPVTSVYVTHGHGDHWFGLGAVLEQYPGARAFALPEVVEDMAYQSSPEVLKAVWRAWFPEQIPERLVLAEPLEGEVLTVGGAEVRPVRLGHTDSDNTTCLHVPDLGLIVAGDVIYNNVHLMLAASDADGRDEWLRALDTVEALAPTAIVAGHKDPAADDDPRHIEETRRYILDFNTGVRRTGSTLELYAYMLERHPSRINPGALWGSCRAAKG, encoded by the coding sequence ATGACGTCGAACGCCTTGACCTACGCCGTGCACATCGCGGACGGCATGCCGACCACCAACGCGGACGTGCCGCCCGATCAGAGCGAGCGTGCCTGGTCGCCGACGTCGAGCATCCTCATCTCGAACGGGGGAGAGGCGCTGCTGGTGGATCCGCTGTTCACGACCGCGCAGTCCGAGGGCCTGCTGCGCTGGCTCGGTGAGCGTGACGCCCCGGTGACGAGCGTGTACGTCACGCACGGCCACGGGGACCACTGGTTCGGTCTCGGAGCCGTTCTGGAGCAGTACCCGGGTGCTCGCGCCTTCGCGTTGCCCGAGGTCGTCGAGGACATGGCGTACCAGTCCTCGCCCGAGGTCCTCAAGGCGGTCTGGCGGGCCTGGTTCCCCGAGCAGATCCCCGAGCGACTCGTACTCGCCGAACCGCTCGAAGGTGAGGTCCTGACCGTGGGCGGCGCGGAGGTCCGCCCGGTCCGCCTGGGGCACACCGACAGCGACAACACCACCTGCCTGCACGTGCCCGACCTGGGCCTGATCGTCGCCGGCGACGTGATCTACAACAACGTGCACCTCATGCTCGCGGCCTCGGACGCGGACGGGCGGGACGAGTGGCTGAGGGCTCTCGACACGGTCGAGGCGCTGGCGCCGACCGCGATCGTCGCGGGCCACAAGGATCCGGCCGCCGACGACGATCCGCGTCACATCGAGGAGACCCGTCGCTACATCCTCGATTTCAACACCGGGGTGCGCCGCACGGGCAGCACCCTCGAGCTCTACGCCTACATGCTGGAGCGCCACCCGTCGCGCATCAATCCCGGTGCGCTGTGGGGCTCCTGCCGGGCGGCGAAGGGCTGA